The following are from one region of the Chloroherpetonaceae bacterium genome:
- a CDS encoding GNAT family N-acetyltransferase: MHDTLRAAADEAARIGFIATVNSKGLVQISIVTLIDITPTSIVFSDRCNSPIQENILINPKAALSFLNPLNFHGFQVKGLTKAINSFDPVTEEGHLLYDDCRSEGKQVFELQIAQVFDLLTKENKLIEPIWANPELLNPLQNLLIEYPSFTLPTSEPKKFNYVKTPLSILIKNLFQKKFPGFIGTLEANGTPNLSPRFILDLHDNYLLWGDQSKNKTYFNLSLPSPTTVFFADWESLTGFECHGWVEFRHFGDSLLSVSHFWKHLGLNEPIQAVHFHPEEIIEIDNKIRTEIWVGSPQKDWLKTVTSSKKDLKIGNKSVLNDSKQDFSFVRGMDSTNENSPIKTIKPDISDPQLIIRSEFKSGDIGHIIFLHGAIYAREYQFNMVFEAQCAVKIGQFVQNYNPHRDRIFVAEQNQRIMGSLIVSGQLPWGTELKWFIVHPTSRSKGIGRNLLESAIQFAQMAKLPFIYGWVLADQADAIKLYESYSFKKTDERKHNDYGKDIVEYRFDLRF, from the coding sequence ATGCACGACACACTGCGCGCTGCTGCCGACGAGGCAGCCCGTATAGGCTTTATAGCAACAGTAAATTCAAAGGGATTAGTTCAGATATCGATTGTTACTCTTATAGACATCACCCCTACTTCTATCGTTTTTTCTGACCGCTGCAATTCACCGATACAAGAAAATATATTAATTAACCCAAAAGCTGCCCTTTCGTTTCTTAATCCCCTTAATTTTCACGGTTTTCAAGTCAAAGGACTCACAAAAGCAATCAATTCATTTGATCCTGTAACTGAAGAAGGACATTTACTTTATGATGATTGCCGCTCAGAGGGAAAGCAAGTTTTTGAATTACAGATAGCCCAAGTGTTTGATCTTCTGACAAAAGAAAACAAATTGATTGAGCCGATTTGGGCAAATCCTGAATTGTTGAACCCACTTCAAAATTTACTTATCGAGTATCCGTCCTTTACTTTACCAACATCAGAACCTAAAAAGTTTAACTATGTCAAAACGCCTCTTTCGATTTTAATCAAAAACCTATTTCAGAAAAAATTCCCCGGTTTTATTGGAACTCTTGAAGCGAACGGAACCCCGAATCTAAGTCCTCGCTTCATTCTCGATTTACACGATAACTATCTGCTTTGGGGAGATCAATCAAAAAATAAGACCTATTTCAACTTATCACTTCCTTCTCCAACGACTGTTTTTTTTGCCGATTGGGAATCATTGACGGGGTTTGAATGTCACGGTTGGGTGGAATTCAGACATTTTGGCGATTCTTTGCTTTCAGTTAGTCATTTTTGGAAACATCTTGGGCTAAACGAACCTATTCAGGCAGTGCACTTTCATCCGGAGGAGATTATTGAAATCGATAACAAAATTCGTACTGAAATATGGGTTGGCTCACCCCAAAAAGATTGGTTAAAAACGGTTACTAGTTCAAAAAAAGATTTGAAAATAGGGAATAAGTCTGTTCTAAATGATTCAAAGCAAGACTTTAGTTTTGTTCGAGGGATGGATTCTACCAATGAAAATTCTCCAATAAAGACTATCAAGCCTGACATTTCAGATCCTCAATTAATTATCAGAAGTGAATTCAAATCCGGTGACATTGGACATATCATCTTCTTACACGGGGCGATTTATGCCCGAGAATATCAATTTAATATGGTTTTTGAAGCACAGTGCGCTGTAAAAATTGGTCAATTTGTTCAAAATTACAATCCTCATCGCGATCGAATTTTTGTGGCAGAGCAAAATCAACGGATAATGGGTTCATTGATTGTCAGCGGGCAATTGCCTTGGGGCACGGAGTTAAAATGGTTCATTGTTCATCCGACAAGTCGTTCAAAAGGCATTGGGAGAAATCTGTTGGAATCCGCCATTCAATTTGCACAGATGGCAAAACTCCCTTTTATTTATGGGTGGGTTTTGGCTGACCAAGCCGATGCGATCAAACTTTATGAGTCTTATAGTTTTAAAAAAACAGATGAACGCAAACACAATGACTATGGAAAAGATATTGTGGAGTATCGGTTTGATTTACGTTTTTAA
- a CDS encoding tetratricopeptide repeat protein, with translation MTYLSHQLYKVRFTLQDKAAMRFPFMLLLITSVIGLCGMPSKMIAQQVTNFSQRRSSQTILPFDTEIRQGIEYIYNLEFEKADNLFVTINKDHNNPAGKFFIGMVTWWKIMMDIDNTSLDEQFSNQMDEVIDLCDERLERDDRDIQALFFKCAALGFRGRLRANRGSWLKAANDGKDALPLISKIRKLDDANYDMQFGLGLYNYYAEAVPDKFPATKPLTIFFPKGNKKEGIRQLELAADSARYAAAESLYFLLQIHYVYEKNFNKAIEYAKRLHNRFPNNPFFYAYLGRCFYAGGFWKEAETLYFDILQKAKSKSLYTSARWEREAHYYIGLIKMHQRNNAESFAHFINAYQLEKQVEPTEGEPSAFYTLTHLRLGMLYDLQGNRQKALEHYKVVLNTKDYNNAQQHAKNYMNSPYTGAALDQTSNSQ, from the coding sequence ATGACTTACTTATCCCATCAACTCTATAAAGTGCGCTTCACGCTTCAAGATAAAGCTGCAATGCGGTTTCCCTTCATGCTTCTTTTAATCACTTCAGTCATCGGTCTTTGTGGAATGCCATCGAAGATGATTGCTCAGCAGGTTACAAATTTTTCACAACGGCGTTCTTCTCAAACCATTCTGCCCTTTGATACCGAGATTCGACAAGGGATTGAATACATATATAATCTTGAATTTGAAAAGGCCGATAACTTATTTGTGACCATCAATAAGGATCATAATAATCCGGCAGGAAAGTTTTTTATTGGAATGGTGACTTGGTGGAAGATTATGATGGACATTGATAACACATCGCTTGATGAGCAGTTTTCTAATCAAATGGACGAAGTGATTGACCTATGCGATGAACGCTTGGAGCGTGATGATCGTGATATTCAAGCATTGTTCTTTAAATGCGCTGCCTTGGGTTTCCGGGGCCGACTTCGCGCCAATCGCGGAAGTTGGCTAAAAGCCGCCAATGATGGCAAAGATGCTCTTCCACTTATCTCAAAGATTCGAAAGCTTGACGATGCCAATTATGACATGCAATTTGGGCTTGGGCTTTATAATTACTATGCAGAAGCGGTTCCTGATAAATTTCCTGCAACAAAACCGCTAACCATTTTTTTTCCAAAAGGAAATAAGAAAGAAGGAATTCGTCAACTGGAGCTCGCAGCCGATAGCGCTCGATATGCTGCTGCAGAGTCGCTCTACTTTCTGCTGCAAATCCACTATGTTTATGAAAAGAATTTCAACAAAGCAATTGAGTATGCCAAGCGGCTTCACAACCGATTTCCCAACAATCCATTTTTCTATGCTTATTTAGGTCGATGCTTTTATGCCGGTGGTTTTTGGAAAGAAGCTGAAACATTGTATTTCGATATTCTTCAAAAAGCCAAGTCGAAATCGCTTTACACCTCAGCCCGGTGGGAGCGTGAAGCCCATTATTATATTGGATTAATTAAAATGCATCAGCGAAATAATGCCGAGTCTTTTGCACATTTCATCAACGCCTATCAACTTGAAAAGCAAGTAGAACCCACTGAAGGCGAGCCTTCCGCATTTTATACCTTAACACATCTTCGTTTAGGTATGCTCTACGACCTTCAAGGGAATCGACAAAAAGCACTCGAACACTATAAAGTTGTACTCAATACAAAGGACTATAACAACGCCCAACAGCATGCAAAGAATTATATGAATTCACCTTACACTGGTGCAGCGCTTGATCAAACTTCAAATTCGCAATGA
- a CDS encoding EVE domain-containing protein, which yields MAYFLLKTEPSDYNLDLLEKSKTAFWDGVANNLAIKHLKTIQKGDLCFIYHTGNEKAIVGLAKAISLPKEDEAKGWGVDVSFEKRYSKPITLSEIKADKNFEGFDLVRNSRLSVMPVPPPYLEVLLNKYL from the coding sequence ATGGCTTATTTTCTTCTTAAAACAGAACCTTCAGATTACAATCTTGATCTTTTAGAAAAATCAAAAACAGCTTTTTGGGATGGTGTCGCGAATAATCTCGCGATTAAACACCTAAAGACAATCCAAAAAGGGGATTTGTGTTTCATTTATCATACCGGAAACGAGAAGGCAATCGTTGGTTTAGCGAAGGCCATATCGCTACCAAAGGAAGATGAAGCAAAAGGGTGGGGCGTTGATGTCAGCTTTGAAAAACGGTATTCTAAACCCATTACACTCAGCGAAATCAAGGCGGATAAGAATTTTGAAGGTTTTGATTTAGTCCGCAACTCACGACTCTCCGTTATGCCGGTGCCCCCGCCTTACTTGGAAGTATTGCTAAATAAGTATTTGTGA